The proteins below are encoded in one region of Bacteroides uniformis:
- a CDS encoding tetratricopeptide repeat protein, which translates to MKKNLCLLLVCLLSAAAPLQAQDMQQAQKLIDQAQKYLYNNPKQASYYAAQASALFPEDEPSEVRAQAMILYCQAEQLLGNFDLSIKNLYDTQKYIHPTNKKQMAQLCSLMGRVYSKLGDYNKAIELNDKATSIFKSIGDSTSVAGCYNERGVMHHFMSEFTVAERFFQRALAINRAQRNLKEIATNLNNLCLYRGNTEEKLSFIQEAITINKNLDAQWSLGENYNNMGKQYYYGKQYSNALEALRKAYEYAHNIGARELICDNYEYSSMVYAAIGDYAQAYKYLDKRYHLGKELQSSNKLRNIEQEISYKRYQDQKYATEMQEQTYKIELLKRNLWLLGSVLILGIAFSIFLYKWYKRRKDLQLIEARYQLQLSEKEVAELKMHQQELELQNVHNALATSRQEATSFAVFLKSRNELLDKIRGMVKEGYKMDAQAITPHLKKINAFISQSQSGDKTNSALLTNIDDKSNEFLQRLVAIHPKLTQGEKYLATLLRVNLSTKEISMLTGTTPKTINMNRYRLRKSLNLSSEEDLTDYLQNI; encoded by the coding sequence ATGAAGAAAAACCTATGTCTACTACTCGTATGTCTTCTGTCAGCAGCTGCCCCACTGCAAGCTCAAGACATGCAGCAAGCACAGAAATTGATTGACCAAGCACAGAAATACCTGTACAACAACCCCAAACAAGCTTCCTACTATGCAGCTCAGGCTTCTGCCTTGTTTCCCGAAGATGAGCCCAGTGAGGTCCGCGCACAAGCCATGATTCTCTACTGTCAAGCCGAACAATTGTTGGGGAACTTCGACCTAAGTATCAAGAATCTTTATGACACCCAAAAATATATCCATCCCACCAACAAAAAACAAATGGCACAACTCTGCTCCTTGATGGGGCGTGTATACAGCAAACTAGGCGATTACAACAAAGCCATTGAACTGAACGACAAAGCAACCTCCATCTTCAAATCCATCGGCGATTCCACCTCTGTGGCCGGATGCTATAACGAACGTGGAGTAATGCACCACTTCATGAGTGAATTTACCGTTGCCGAGCGTTTCTTCCAGCGTGCGCTGGCCATCAACCGTGCCCAACGAAACCTGAAAGAGATTGCAACCAACTTGAACAACCTCTGTCTGTACCGAGGCAATACGGAAGAGAAACTTTCTTTCATCCAGGAAGCCATCACCATCAACAAGAATCTGGATGCCCAATGGTCCCTCGGAGAAAACTACAATAACATGGGAAAACAGTATTACTACGGCAAACAATACTCCAACGCTTTGGAAGCATTGCGCAAAGCCTATGAATATGCCCACAACATCGGAGCCCGCGAACTGATTTGCGACAATTACGAATATTCGTCCATGGTATATGCAGCTATAGGTGACTATGCCCAAGCTTATAAGTATCTGGACAAGAGGTACCACCTGGGCAAGGAACTGCAAAGTAGCAACAAGCTACGCAACATCGAGCAGGAAATTTCCTATAAAAGATACCAAGACCAAAAATATGCTACTGAAATGCAGGAACAAACCTACAAGATAGAGCTACTGAAACGCAATTTGTGGCTTTTGGGCAGCGTACTTATTCTGGGAATAGCTTTCAGCATCTTTCTATATAAATGGTATAAACGCCGAAAAGATTTGCAACTGATAGAAGCACGCTACCAATTGCAACTGTCCGAAAAAGAAGTGGCCGAACTGAAGATGCATCAGCAAGAGCTGGAACTTCAAAATGTACACAATGCCCTGGCTACCAGTCGGCAGGAGGCAACCAGCTTCGCCGTATTCCTGAAAAGCCGCAATGAACTGCTGGACAAAATACGCGGAATGGTGAAAGAAGGATATAAGATGGACGCGCAAGCCATCACGCCCCACCTGAAGAAAATCAACGCATTCATCAGCCAGAGCCAAAGCGGAGACAAAACCAACAGTGCCCTATTGACAAACATCGATGATAAAAGCAATGAATTCCTCCAAAGACTGGTAGCGATTCATCCCAAACTGACACAAGGCGAGAAATATCTTGCCACCCTGCTAAGGGTGAACCTGTCTACCAAAGAAATATCCATGTTGACCGGTACTACCCCTAAAACTATCAACATGAACCGTTACCGCCTGCGCAAATCCCTCAACCTCTCTTCCGAAGAAGACCTGACCGACTATCTACAAAATATATAA